One Arachis hypogaea cultivar Tifrunner chromosome 18, arahy.Tifrunner.gnm2.J5K5, whole genome shotgun sequence genomic window, ATTAGTTACAGAAAAGCATGACATATATATACCTCACAATTATTTGTTCCTTCCACAAATTCTTTTGGACACATTAACCAGAATATGgctatgaataataaaaataataatctcATAATTGACTATAGCTAGTCGtttgaaaattatatttattataccaccatctatatatattctataacaTATGATCATTACGTTTATCAAAGTCGAAGCTTCATTCTACTGATCCATTGTACAATCTGCAGGATAAAAAGAAACCATTTTTTCTTGAAGGTCATACCCTACGTTAAAATTAACTTGTGCTATGTTGCCAAAGATAGAGAACCTCTCACTAGGGACTATAGACAAGCAAATAAGGTTGTCCACCTTCAGAATTGTGTTCATTTTCTGCAAATGAACGTCAGCACCAGAAAAATGGAATGTCAAATCAGGGAGGTCCTCAACTGAGATATCCCTATAACACAACCTTAATGGTTCAGGTGGATCCTGTACCGGTTCATGACTGTTATCAACGGCGTCCTTAACCGCGGATTCAAAACCGTCGTAGAAATCCGATTGAAGCATAGTCAATGTAGTCCCGGAATCGATTACAATGTTGTTTGCACTTTGTTCTGTTTGTAGTTTCTTCTCACCTTCGTTGCATGATACGGATACAACTATTAGAAACAATGTTACTATATATGATACAGAGAATTCCTTAGCGATTCCATGAGCACCAAAAGTTTTCTCTCTATTTCATTCATATTGTAACACTTTTAACAATTTTGGAAAGAGAAAATAGTTAGTTAaaaggtgttttttttttttaatttaaaaaaaaatgacctATATTAATTGAGCGAAAATTATTATTCGCTCTTAAAGCATCcgaaaaatattttatgatatataatacataaaaaatttctaTGAAACAAATTAAGTAAAATGTCATAACCTGTATGTATCgagataaatattaataaaataatatataaaaaatttatatagacaaaatttttattttttatcttcaattttccaaataacaaaacatctcaaataattaaatattaattaaaatgaaaaaaatcgaGATATATGAAACACACacagaaaatatataaatatataatgaccaATTTCAAAAGTTAGCTTTTAACTTGCATAtaacatttttaataaaaatatggtAAGACCAACATTTTAAGTAAAAAAATGGAGAGTTGCTTGCTTGGTGTTGACTAACAACAGAGAAAATATTGATCATTtacatttatctttttaattatttataaacttGTCACCAATCATAAAATAGCTTCTaagattttttattgttattgttttcaAACGTATGATTAgaatgtcaatttttttaaactatttattaatatactattggtgctaaaaaataatgaaaatattaataacaaaaaataatgaaaataaatgaTGTATGTCATTGTTAACAAATATgacatattaataaaaaattggaaAATGATAATTATATTTCATAAGTTTAAAAAATGTGACAATTAAAAGATATCAGTATATCAGATTTCCTCACCTATGGAGATGCCTTCCAGAGTAAGGTAGTAATAAGTGGATGGAGATTTAGATATCAAAGGGGTAGAAACAACTCCATTACGAGAAACCGTTGATGATTCACTTCCAAATTTGAGTTTACTTGTAGAGTTTGCTGAAAAGGGTAGCAAACAATATGAGAATTTGTGACCAATTGCATCACCCAGTTGTGTAACCAATGACAAAGGTCCACCACCAAGACCAACTAGTCCTGTGCTTGTGCTTCTAAAATTCCCATCGTTGTCATGGCCACAACCCAATGTAGTTTTAGGGTATTTTATCATTGATTTTCCACCATTTGAAGTACTAAAACTAATGGTGTCACTGACCAATTCTCCTACGGTGTAAGATCTGTCTCCATATGAGTAGTAGTacctgcatatatatatatatatatatatatatatatgttcaagTAATGATACGAGTATGAATATTAAACACCAACTACGATACCATAAGTAAatacaaatattaataataaaaaattagacacaaatactctaaatttaataaaagaaatgataatataattagagtaaaaaataatttatataaaatattttatttatttattttaaatttcataaTAAATAGTACTAAATAGAAGgataattttatcaaaaaattaaaaaaaaaataattttgatactaattttaaCTTTAATGACGATTTAAAAAGGCATTAAGTACAATTTCAATTTTCACCCAAAATCATAAGAAACAAAACaacacttatttattttttaataacattttttatagTAAAACTTTTAAAATGTTACAAATTTGTTACGAAACTAACTCTAAATTTTTAGCTTATAAAAGTTTTAATATCAtatgacaatttttttttaaatttaaattgatgagAAAAGATATATAAATTCTTATTGTTGTGGTTCTTGTTAGGTTTgtatgttttttatatttttatttgttgatGGACATGATTGCTCCACTACTATTGTGTTGAGCTGTTTgctttccaaaaaaaattatatatataataaaattaattaataaattattaatgtcTATTCATAAGTATTAATACGTGATACaagtattaatataatatatagataCGACACAAATTGTGGAGTATCCGTAAATGAAAGAGGTACCTGCATTCTCCTGAACTTCCACAACCATATCTAGATAACGATCTACAAGACTCAGAATCACAAGTTAGTGTCTCAAAAGTAGAAGAATTTTTGGGATCAAAGATTGGAGCGTTTTGTGAGTAACACTGCTCACAAGGCAAGCATTGTATCCAAACAAGATCACTCCCTGTGTCCGCAACAGCGAGTGACTCCATCGGAGGGGTACCAATCAAGATCTTCATGAGGTAGTCTCCTCTGTCTGGAATCAACAcgctctcctcctcctcttcctcggcTTTGTCCGGGAAGAAGAAGCGGCTGGTTCGAGAAACGGAGCGCTTCGCGGCGTTCGTAATGATTTCGGATGGAGTCAGTGAAGGGTTGTAGAGGGGTGATAATGGTGAGTCACGGTGGATAAGATCAATGGTGAAACCATTGTTAAATGGTTTAGCTTCATCAGCTGAAGTTAGAAATGAGAGGGCCCACAGTACCGTGACCAAGAGTATCACAACCTTGTTCATCATGTTGCAAGATAATGTTGTACGTAGGaactttgatatatatatatatatatatatatatatatatatatatatatatatatatatatatatatatatatatatatatatatatatatatatatatatatatattaattaagtaACAAAATCAGGAAAATATCAAAGAGAATCATACAAAAATCAATctaatttattaggatattattctATAATTAGGGTACTCATTAGCGTATTTTTGGTTTATATATTGGTAAAAACTTTataatcaaaaaaaaaatataatatttttttaaattatttttcttttctttcttaaacCCTTTGTACCAATTTAACATGGTATCATGATATCCGAGTAGAGTTAGGTTCTGGAAATTCAGACTGTCCCAGCAATACTACCAAAACCCAACATGTACGTATTTGGAAGAAACCAGTAGCACTACCAATTTAAAATTAACCGTTTCTGATGAATTGACATTACAAATTGCAAATATGCTATGCAATAGTCTTAGAATGCAATCATCACAAACTAATTCTGACAATTTGTCAATTGGTTTCAAATTAAATAGAGATAATTATCCATTATGGGCAACTCTAATGAAAAAATCAATTGGTGAAAGTGGAAAGAAGGTTCACCTAATAGAAGTACCTCTAGCACCGGCAGAGACGGAACTAGCATATGATCAATGGGAACAAGCAGATCAAATAGTTTTTACTTGGATTCTCGAGAACATCGAAGCAAACCTGATGAACAACGTGTCTCAATTTCCAACTGCAAAGGCACTATGGGACAGTCTGGCAACCACTTATGGAAGCGGTACTGATCTGATGCAAATCTACGACCTACATCGAGGAGCCAACACTCAGAAACAAGGACAGGATACCCTAGAGAAATTTTGGAACAAATTGCAAGCCATATGGATGACCATCGACAAAAAACAACCAAATCCCATGAAATTTTCTAAAGATATTCTGATTTTCAACCGATTAAAACAAGAACAGAGGTTGTATCAGTTCCTTACTGGAATtgatgaaaaattcaaaataaacagAAGGGATTTATTGAAGTAAGAGACATCTCCTTCAGTCGAATCCGCCTACGTCGCTATCTGTAGGGAGGCGGCCCGACTTCAGATCT contains:
- the LOC112773331 gene encoding probable aspartic protease At2g35615 isoform X2, whose translation is MMNKVVILLVTVLWALSFLTSADEAKPFNNGFTIDLIHRDSPLSPLYNPSLTPSEIITNAAKRSVSRTSRFFFPDKAEEEEEESVLIPDRGDYLMKILIGTPPMESLAVADTGSDLVWIQCLPCEQCYSQNAPIFDPKNSSTFETLTCDSESCRSLSRYGCGSSGECRYYYSYGDRSYTVGELVSDTISFSTSNGGKSMIKYPKTTLGCGHDNDGNFRSTSTGLVGLGGGPLSLVTQLGDAIGHKFSYCLLPFSANSTSKLKFGSESSTVSRNGVVSTPLISKSPSTYYYLTLEGISIGEKKLQTEQSANNIVIDSGTTLTMLQSDFYDGFESAVKDAVDNSHEPVQDPPEPLRLCYRDISVEDLPDLTFHFSGADVHLQKMNTILKVDNLICLSIVPSERFSIFGNIAQVNFNVGYDLQEKMVSFYPADCTMDQ
- the LOC112773331 gene encoding probable aspartic protease At2g35615 isoform X1 produces the protein MMNKVVILLVTVLWALSFLTSADEAKPFNNGFTIDLIHRDSPLSPLYNPSLTPSEIITNAAKRSVSRTSRFFFPDKAEEEEEESVLIPDRGDYLMKILIGTPPMESLAVADTGSDLVWIQCLPCEQCYSQNAPIFDPKNSSTFETLTCDSESCRSLSRYGCGSSGECRYYYSYGDRSYTVGELVSDTISFSTSNGGKSMIKYPKTTLGCGHDNDGNFRSTSTGLVGLGGGPLSLVTQLGDAIGHKFSYCLLPFSANSTSKLKFGSESSTVSRNGVVSTPLISKSPSTYYYLTLEGISIGEKKLQTEQSANNIVIDSGTTLTMLQSDFYDGFESAVKDAVDNSHEPVQDPPEPLRLCYRDISVEDLPDLTFHFSGADVHLQKMNTILKVDNLICLSIVPSERFSIFGNIAQVNFNVGYDLQEKMVSFYPADCTMDQ